The Macaca thibetana thibetana isolate TM-01 chromosome 19, ASM2454274v1, whole genome shotgun sequence genome has a segment encoding these proteins:
- the C5AR1 gene encoding C5a anaphylatoxin chemotactic receptor 1 — protein MDPFSSTTLDYEHYDGKNVLDSDTPVDKTSNTLRVPDILALVVFAVVFLVGVLGNALVVWVTAFEVKRTINAIWFLNLAVADFLSCLALPILFTSIVQHHHWPFGGTACRILPSLILLNMYASILLLATISADRFLLVFNPIWCQNFRGAGLAWIACAVAWGLALLLTIPSFLYRAVRQEEYSPKVLCGVDYNNDTRRERAVAIVRLVLGFLWPLLTLMICYTFLLLRTWSRRATRSTKTLKVVVAVVASFFIFWLPYQVTGTMMSFLRPSSPTYLQLKKLDSLSISFAYINCCINPVIYVVAGQGFQGRLRKSLPSLLRNVLTEESVVRESKSFTRSTVDTMTEKTQAV, from the exons ATG GACCCCTTCAGTAGTACCACCCTTGATTATGAGCACTATGATGGCAAGAATGTCCTGGACTCCGACACCCCTGTGGATAAAACTTCTAACACGCTGCGTGTTCCAGACATCCTGGCCTTGGTCGTCTTTGCAGTCGTCTTCCTGGTGGGAGTGCTGGGCAATGCCCTGGTGGTCTGGGTGACGGCATTCGAGGTCAAGCGGACCATCAATGCCATCTGGTTCCTCAACTTGGCGGTAGCTGACTTCCTCTCCTGCCTGGCGCTGCCCATCTTGTTCACGTCCATTGTGCAGCATCACCACTGGCCCTTTGGCGGGACCGCCTGCCGCATCCTGCCCTCCCTTATCCTACTCAACATGTACGCCAGCATCCTGCTCCTGGCCACCATCAGTGCCGACCGCTTTCTGCTGGTGTTTAACCCCATCTGGTGCCAGAACTTCCGAGGGGCCGGCTTGGCCTGGATAGCCTGTGCCGTGGCTTGGGGTTTAGCCCTGCTGCTGACCATACCCTCCTTCCTGTACCGGGCGGTCCGGCAGGAGGAGTATTCACCAAAGGTGTTGTGTGGCGTGGACTACAACAACGACACACGGCGGGAGCGAGCTGTGGCCATTGTCCGGCTGGTCCTGGGCTTCCTGTGGCCCCTACTCACACTCATGATCTGTTACACCTTCCTCCTGCTCCGGACGTGGAGCCGCAGGGCCACGAGGTCCACCAAGACACTCaaggtggtggtggcggtggtggccAGTTTCTTTATCTTCTGGTTGCCCTACCAGGTGACGGGGACAATGATGTCCTTCCTGCGCCCGTCGTCACCCACATACCTGCAGCTGAAGAAGCTGGACTCCCTGAGTATCTCCTTTGCCTACATCAACTGCTGCATCAACCCCGTCATCTACGTAGTGGCTGGCCAGGGCTTCCAGGGCCGACTGCGGAaatccctccccagcctcctccggAACGTGTTGACTGAAGAGTCCGTGGTTAGGGAGAGCAAATCATTCACGCGCTCCACAGTGGACACTATGACCGAGAAAACCCAGGCAGTGTAG